TTTGCTTTTTGTTTACGCTGGGTTTTGTGACCGCGGCTAACGCTGGCACGATCACCGGCAGCGTTCACGCGGAGGGCAAAGCGGGCGCGGACGAGGCGAATTGCGCACCCGGCACGTACGACAGCCGCGCCTATAAATTTGCTCAGCGCGTGGATTACGGCGCGATGCATGATTTCGTCGTGTATATCGAAGGCGATCTCGGCACCAACCTGCCCGCCGCGCCCACGTCGCCGGTTAAGATCGCGACCAAAAAAGTCGCGCAGCATAAGGCGATGTTTTCTCCGCACGTTTTGCCGATCATGAAGGGCACGGTCGTCGAATGGCCGAATGACGATGATATTTTTCACAACGTATTTTCATTCTCGGAAATTCAGCCGTTCGACCTAGGATTATATAAAGGCCATGAAGCCAAACCGGTGACCTTTAATACTCCAGGGCGCGTGGATGTTTTTTGTTCCATCCATTCCAGCATGAACTGTGTCGTGCTGGTATTGGAAAATCCCTACTTCGCGAGCACGGATGCGAAGGGGCGTTATGTCATCTCCAGTGTCCCCGCCGGGACTTATAAACTCAAGGCGTGGCACGAGCGCCTGCCGAGCCAGCGCAAAGAAATCATCGTGCCGGAAAAGGGAGAGGTGAAAATGGATTTCACTCTTGGCATCGAAGGGTTGCCAAAACTCTGACGTATGAATTTGTCATCCCTTAACGCGCGCGTCAGCTTTCAGGTGAAGGTTTTGGTGCCGGTCATCGCCGTGATGGTGTTGTTGACGAGCGCGACCATTTGGCTAGTGAACCTGCGTATCAGCGCGCAATTTGAAGAGCAGGCGGCGGCGCAACTCGATAAGGATCATTCCATCTTTACGAAACTTCAAGCCAATCGCATCGGCAATTTGCTTTCCAAATATCGTGGCATCAGTAGTGATTCGCGTTACCGGGCGTTCATCCAATCGGCTGAGGATTCGCAAGCGTGGTACAACACGACAAGCCCCTTTCTCTCCAGCCAAGTCAGCGAAAATGGAGCCACGGTGGCGACCTGCACGGTGAGCCCGGACAGTTCACACGGTTTCGCGAGCGCGAGTCTGGAACCGATGCTGGACCTGCGACAATTTCAAATCCGCAGCGGCAACGCCGTTGGACGCGCCTTTGGCGGTCAGCCGGCGACGGATACCATCAGCGTCGGCCCGCAGATTTTTAACATCGTGTCCGTGCCGGTTCTTGGGATGGAAGAGCAAACGGGCGTGGTGACATTTGGCGTGGAGATCGGCCAGGAAGTTGCCCAGGAAATGAAGCAACTCAAGGACAGCGAAATTCTATTGCTGGCTGATGGACGCGTCGTTGCTTCGAGCCTCACTCAAACGAGCTTGTACCCTGAATTGATTTCACGTTTTAACGAACTGTCGTCGCTCGCCGCCTCCGCGAAAAGGACGGTTACGATCAAACTCGTGCTCGACAAAAAACATTATATCGCCGAAGCCGGGCGGCTGGATTCGTTCGATGGCAGCACGGCGGCCGGTTATCTGATGCTTTCGTCCTATGAAGAGTCGTGGGCGGTCTTGAAGGCGACACAACAAATGTTGCTGGCGATCGGCCTGCTCGGCATCGGCCTGAGCACATTGATTATTTGCGTTCTGATTCATAAAGTGACCCAGCCGTTGCGGCAGTTGCGCGACAGCGCAGAGGCGGTCGGACGCGGTGATTATTCGAAGCGTGTGGAAGTGGAATCGCGGGATGAATATGGGGAACTGGCCACGGCGTTTAATCGGATGACCGAAAACATCCAGACCTCCAACCAGGAACTTGAAAAAACCGTCGCCACGCTCAAATCCACGCAGGACCAGTTGATTCAAAGCGAGAAACTTTCCGGCATCGGCGAATTCGTGGCGGGTGTGGCGCATGAATTGAATAATCCGCTGACTTCGGTGATGGGTTTTTCCGAATTGTTGCAGCAGGGCGAAATGCCTGAGCAGCAACGCCGCTATCTCGACATGATTTTTAAGAGCGCCAAGCGTTGCCAGAAGATTGTGCAAAGTTTGTTGAGCTTCGCGCGACGTCACGCGCCCGAGCGCAAGGTGGTTTGCGTGAACCAGATCGTCGAGTCCGCGGTGGAGATTTTGCAATACCAGATGCGCACGAGCAATATTGAGGTTTTCACGCAACTGGATTCGCACCTGCCCGCGAGCGAAGTGGATTCACACCAGATGCAGCAAGTGTTTCTCAATATCATCAATAATGCGCGTCAGGCCATCGAGGCGCAACAAACCAAGGGCTGGTTGCGCGTGACGACGGAATCGGCTGAGGGACGCGTGCGCGTTATTTTCCAGGACAACGGCCCGGGCATCGCGCCGGAAAATTTGAAGCGCATTTTCAATCCATTTTTCACAACGAAAGAAGTGGGCAAGGGGACCGGGCTTGGCTTGAGTTTGTGCTATGGAATCGTCAGCGAGCATGGCGGCAGCATCACGCCGCATAGCGAACCCGGCAACGGCGCGACCTTCGTGATCGAATTGCCCGTGGCGAACGAAGTGCCCACGGTCGCTCCCAAAATCGTGGCGCCCGCGAGCGCGGAAACGGCGCAGGAAGGCGTGGGCAAACGTGTGCTCGTGGTGGACGATGAAGACGCGATTTTGCAGATGATCCGCGAGGCGTTAACGCGGAGTGGCTATCGGGTGGACATCGCGCACGATGGTGAATCCGCCTTGCGCCGCCTCGGCCAATATCATTATGACCTCGCGTTGTGCGATTGGAAAATGCCGGGCCTCAACGGCCAGCAGGTCTATGAGCGTTTGCAGGAATCGAATCCTGAAATGTCGCGGCGATTGATTTTCATCACCGGCGACATGGTGAACAAAAATACGCAGGAATTTTTGCAGTCGCGCGACAAGATCTGCCTTACCAAGCCGTTCACGCTGGTCGAGTTTCGCTCGGCCATCAGCCGCGTGTTGACGGCGAATTAATAGTGCGGGCGGGGGAGAAAATTTGCCCGCGTTCGCGAGTGCGTTTTCGAAATGCCTAAGCTGAATAATCTTCCTTTGTCTCCTTTCCGTTTCCGGTTATGTTGTGCGGTTACGGAATGGAAAATGTTGAGATCAATCCAGTCACTGCGTCCTGCGTAAATAAATCGCCGGCGGCGTTGCCGCGCCCTGAACTTCTGGCGCCGGCTGGTGATTGGGAATGCGCAAAGGCCGCGGTGGAAAATGGCGCGGATGCGATTTACTTCGGGCTGGAGCGGTTCAACGCCCGGATGCGCGCGCATAATTTTACGGAAGCCGATATGCCGCGGCTCATG
The Verrucomicrobiia bacterium genome window above contains:
- a CDS encoding carboxypeptidase regulatory-like domain-containing protein, with product MKTDLLCFLFTLGFVTAANAGTITGSVHAEGKAGADEANCAPGTYDSRAYKFAQRVDYGAMHDFVVYIEGDLGTNLPAAPTSPVKIATKKVAQHKAMFSPHVLPIMKGTVVEWPNDDDIFHNVFSFSEIQPFDLGLYKGHEAKPVTFNTPGRVDVFCSIHSSMNCVVLVLENPYFASTDAKGRYVISSVPAGTYKLKAWHERLPSQRKEIIVPEKGEVKMDFTLGIEGLPKL
- a CDS encoding ATP-binding protein, with the protein product MNLSSLNARVSFQVKVLVPVIAVMVLLTSATIWLVNLRISAQFEEQAAAQLDKDHSIFTKLQANRIGNLLSKYRGISSDSRYRAFIQSAEDSQAWYNTTSPFLSSQVSENGATVATCTVSPDSSHGFASASLEPMLDLRQFQIRSGNAVGRAFGGQPATDTISVGPQIFNIVSVPVLGMEEQTGVVTFGVEIGQEVAQEMKQLKDSEILLLADGRVVASSLTQTSLYPELISRFNELSSLAASAKRTVTIKLVLDKKHYIAEAGRLDSFDGSTAAGYLMLSSYEESWAVLKATQQMLLAIGLLGIGLSTLIICVLIHKVTQPLRQLRDSAEAVGRGDYSKRVEVESRDEYGELATAFNRMTENIQTSNQELEKTVATLKSTQDQLIQSEKLSGIGEFVAGVAHELNNPLTSVMGFSELLQQGEMPEQQRRYLDMIFKSAKRCQKIVQSLLSFARRHAPERKVVCVNQIVESAVEILQYQMRTSNIEVFTQLDSHLPASEVDSHQMQQVFLNIINNARQAIEAQQTKGWLRVTTESAEGRVRVIFQDNGPGIAPENLKRIFNPFFTTKEVGKGTGLGLSLCYGIVSEHGGSITPHSEPGNGATFVIELPVANEVPTVAPKIVAPASAETAQEGVGKRVLVVDDEDAILQMIREALTRSGYRVDIAHDGESALRRLGQYHYDLALCDWKMPGLNGQQVYERLQESNPEMSRRLIFITGDMVNKNTQEFLQSRDKICLTKPFTLVEFRSAISRVLTAN